One window from the genome of Silvimonas iriomotensis encodes:
- a CDS encoding CBS domain-containing protein, protein MKTARQLLAEKTIHGTVTVAPQATVYQALQVLADKNIGAVLVMDGDKLAGIFSERDYARKVVLMGKTSAGTPVSEIMTSRLICVTPEASVEECMAIMTDKRIRHLPVVNAQDELIGLLSIGDLVRETIAEQEFQIEQLESYIHGRSSPMAA, encoded by the coding sequence ATGAAGACCGCACGTCAACTGCTGGCCGAAAAGACGATTCACGGAACCGTGACCGTCGCCCCCCAGGCCACGGTATATCAGGCTTTGCAGGTTCTGGCCGACAAGAACATTGGTGCCGTCCTTGTCATGGACGGGGACAAGCTGGCAGGCATTTTTTCTGAGCGCGATTACGCCCGCAAAGTGGTGCTGATGGGCAAGACTTCGGCCGGTACGCCGGTATCAGAGATCATGACGTCCAGGCTGATCTGTGTCACACCGGAGGCCTCGGTCGAAGAATGCATGGCGATCATGACCGACAAGCGCATTCGCCACTTGCCGGTGGTCAACGCCCAGGATGAGCTGATCGGCTTGTTGTCGATTGGTGATCTGGTCCGCGAAACCATTGCCGAGCAAGAGTTCCAGATTGAACAGCTGGAAAGCTATATACACGGCCGCTCTTCACCCATGGCTGCATGA
- a CDS encoding pyrimidine 5'-nucleotidase, whose translation MHASRYPVWLFDLDNTLHNASRHAFPVIDAAMNRYMEQMLGVDADTATTLRTGYWHRYGATLLGLLRHYPHAIKAHDFLAASHPLAELTAQYHPMPGLRRTLARLPGRKILFTNGARRYAEAMVKGLGIEREFAGIHAIEHGRFSPKPQPAAFRHILRRYHLQPAQCILVEDSLDNLRMARRLGMKTVWLRPHRRGHASVDVLLRRLDALPQHWRQLAGAVGL comes from the coding sequence ATGCACGCCTCTCGCTACCCGGTGTGGCTATTTGATCTGGATAACACGCTGCACAACGCCAGCCGCCACGCTTTCCCGGTGATTGACGCGGCCATGAACCGTTATATGGAGCAGATGCTGGGCGTGGATGCCGACACCGCAACCACCCTGCGTACCGGTTACTGGCACCGCTACGGGGCGACGTTGCTGGGCTTGTTGCGCCATTATCCGCATGCAATCAAGGCGCATGATTTTCTGGCCGCGTCTCACCCGCTGGCAGAGCTGACCGCGCAATATCACCCGATGCCGGGTCTGCGCCGCACCCTGGCCCGCCTGCCAGGGCGCAAGATCTTGTTTACCAATGGCGCGCGCCGCTATGCCGAGGCCATGGTGAAGGGCTTGGGGATTGAGCGTGAGTTTGCCGGGATTCATGCCATTGAGCATGGCCGCTTCAGCCCCAAGCCACAGCCGGCCGCGTTTCGCCATATTTTGCGGCGTTACCACCTGCAACCGGCGCAGTGCATCCTGGTGGAAGACTCGCTGGATAACCTGCGCATGGCGCGGCGGCTGGGCATGAAGACGGTCTGGTTGCGGCCGCACCGGCGGGGGCATGCCAGTGTGGATGTGCTGCTGCGGCGGCTGGATGCATTGCCGCAGCACTGGCGGCAACTGGCCGGCGCGGTCGGCTTGTAA